The Streptomyces sp. NBC_00691 genome has a segment encoding these proteins:
- a CDS encoding response regulator transcription factor: MIRLLLAEDQGMMRGALALLLGMEHDMEVVAQVGRGDEIVDAALLARPDVALLDIELPGRSGLDAAADLRTEAPDCRVLILTTFGRPGYLRRAMEAGAAGFLVKDGPVEELAESIRQALRGETVIDPALAAAALGAGPNPLTGREREALAAAVDGATIADIAATLHLSESTVRNYLSSAIGKTGTRNRMEAVRAARQQGWL; encoded by the coding sequence ATGATCCGTCTGCTGCTGGCGGAGGACCAGGGGATGATGCGCGGGGCGCTGGCCCTGCTGCTCGGGATGGAGCACGACATGGAGGTCGTCGCGCAGGTCGGGCGGGGTGACGAGATCGTGGACGCGGCCCTGCTCGCGCGGCCCGACGTGGCCCTGCTCGACATCGAACTGCCGGGCCGTTCGGGTCTGGACGCGGCGGCGGACCTGCGCACGGAGGCCCCGGACTGCCGGGTCCTGATCCTCACGACCTTCGGCCGCCCGGGGTATCTGCGCCGTGCGATGGAGGCGGGCGCGGCGGGCTTCCTGGTGAAGGACGGCCCGGTGGAGGAGCTGGCCGAGTCGATCCGTCAGGCCCTGCGGGGCGAGACGGTGATCGACCCGGCCCTCGCGGCGGCGGCGCTCGGCGCGGGGCCCAACCCGCTGACGGGCCGCGAACGGGAAGCCCTGGCGGCCGCGGTGGACGGTGCGACGATCGCGGACATCGCGGCGACCCTCCACCTGTCGGAGTCGACGGTCCGCAACTACCTGTCGTCGGCGATCGGCAAGACGGGCACGCGCAACCGCATGGAGGCGGTACGGGCCGCGCGGCAGCAGGGGTGGCTGTAG
- a CDS encoding phospholipase D-like domain-containing protein has protein sequence MISIKNKLRTAVTVLAVGASLLVAPSASAEPVLAVTTGAVFNDPNSTDAAARGRILSHLAGLVDGAEAGSSIRISLYLFHSVYLANKLGDAHKRGVTVQVVVDADSRSTGLETLKTRLADPAGSPGSWVRTCKPEEACLALDPGTTEADPDGTYDNVNHNKFFLFSRTRGKGDVFVDDVVVQGSGNLTSNDTDDWWNDALTVVGNTELSAAYQGYFDDLAAAAAGQTPQVAEYAHDTQAGKAKVYFFPRSTTDTVVNILATVAPVATPDSCTGNSPGVGTADGRTKIRIAQGHITRTEVARKLWELANAGCDIEIVYRSLDNWTADDKPMGQVANWLTRPVTGTGRITLHQLDNDKRGGSDSHTKYLLVEGTYYGGVNKKIVFTGSHTYTTTALRYNDETLLKYEDAAVFDAYVKNFEDQRAAALAGL, from the coding sequence GTGATATCGATCAAGAACAAGCTCAGAACCGCCGTGACGGTGCTGGCCGTCGGCGCGTCCCTGCTCGTCGCGCCGTCGGCCTCGGCGGAACCGGTCCTGGCCGTGACCACCGGCGCCGTGTTCAACGACCCCAACAGCACCGACGCCGCCGCCAGGGGGCGGATCCTCTCCCATCTGGCGGGCCTCGTCGACGGCGCGGAGGCCGGGTCGTCCATCCGGATCTCCCTGTACCTGTTCCACTCCGTGTACCTGGCGAACAAGCTGGGCGACGCCCACAAGAGGGGCGTCACCGTCCAGGTCGTCGTCGACGCCGACAGCAGGTCCACCGGGCTGGAGACCCTGAAGACCCGGCTGGCGGACCCGGCGGGCAGCCCCGGCTCCTGGGTGCGGACCTGCAAGCCGGAGGAGGCCTGCCTGGCGCTGGACCCGGGCACCACGGAGGCGGACCCGGACGGCACCTACGACAACGTCAACCACAACAAGTTCTTCCTGTTCTCCCGCACCAGGGGCAAGGGCGACGTGTTCGTCGACGACGTCGTGGTGCAGGGCTCCGGCAACCTCACGAGCAACGACACCGACGACTGGTGGAACGACGCGCTGACCGTCGTCGGCAACACGGAACTGTCCGCCGCGTACCAGGGGTACTTCGACGACCTGGCGGCGGCCGCCGCCGGGCAGACGCCGCAGGTCGCGGAGTACGCGCACGACACCCAGGCGGGCAAGGCGAAGGTCTACTTCTTCCCGCGGTCCACCACCGACACGGTCGTCAACATCCTCGCGACGGTGGCGCCGGTCGCCACCCCGGACTCCTGCACGGGGAACTCCCCGGGCGTCGGCACCGCGGACGGCCGTACGAAGATCCGCATCGCCCAGGGCCACATCACCCGCACCGAGGTGGCCAGGAAGCTGTGGGAACTCGCGAACGCAGGCTGCGACATCGAGATCGTCTACCGGTCGCTCGACAACTGGACGGCCGACGACAAGCCCATGGGACAGGTGGCCAACTGGCTGACCAGGCCCGTGACGGGCACGGGCCGCATCACCCTGCACCAGCTCGACAACGACAAGCGCGGCGGCTCCGACTCCCACACCAAGTACCTGCTGGTCGAGGGCACGTACTACGGCGGCGTGAACAAGAAGATCGTCTTCACCGGCAGCCACACCTACACGACGACGGCGCTCAGGTACAACGACGAGACGCTGCTCAAGTACGAGGACGCCGCGGTCTTCGACGCGTACGTGAAGAACTTCGAGGACCAGCGGGCGGCGGCGCTCGCGGGCCTGTAG
- a CDS encoding MFS transporter, with protein sequence MPQTDSASDSVRTTPATPATSPTGSIPTPRAWAVVLTACAGQFLVVLDVSVVNVALPSMRTDLGLSALGLQWVLNAYAIAFAGFMLLGGRASDLYGRKAMFLLGLGLFTAASVAGGLAQEGWQLVAARAAQGLGAAVLSPATLTLITAAVPAGAARTRAIGTWTAVGAAGGAAGGFVGGVLVDLLSWRWVLLINVPVGVLVLAGALVWLRESRTRGVRRRLDLPGAVLVTAGLATLAYGIVQTEEAGWTAPATLVTLLGGLALLGVFVVVEARTAEPLMRLDIFRTRAVSAANVAILLCGSSSFSMWFFMTTYAQSVLAYTPLQAGLALVPSSLAVVLGSKAAPHLMPAVGARNLAVIGALVGAAGFAWQSTLTADGTFLGTILGPGILMMAGLGLATTPLAALATSSAAPSDAGLVSGLVNTSRTMGGALGLAVLSTIAAAAAPAVTSAAADPSSLVPGYAMAFRVATGVLVGAAVLMLLWLPKPARTVVGRG encoded by the coding sequence ATGCCGCAGACCGACTCCGCCTCCGACTCCGTACGGACGACCCCCGCCACCCCCGCGACGTCCCCCACCGGCTCCATACCCACCCCCCGCGCCTGGGCGGTCGTCCTGACCGCCTGCGCGGGCCAGTTCCTCGTCGTCCTCGACGTCTCCGTCGTGAACGTGGCGCTGCCGTCGATGCGGACCGACCTCGGACTCTCGGCGCTCGGTCTGCAATGGGTCCTCAACGCCTACGCCATCGCCTTCGCCGGCTTCATGCTGCTCGGCGGACGCGCCTCCGACCTCTACGGACGGAAGGCGATGTTCCTGCTCGGGCTCGGGCTCTTCACCGCCGCCTCGGTCGCGGGCGGGCTCGCCCAGGAGGGCTGGCAACTCGTCGCCGCCCGCGCCGCGCAGGGCCTCGGCGCGGCCGTCCTCTCGCCCGCCACCCTGACCCTGATCACCGCGGCCGTGCCCGCCGGAGCCGCCCGCACCAGGGCCATCGGCACCTGGACGGCGGTCGGCGCGGCCGGCGGCGCGGCGGGCGGCTTCGTCGGCGGCGTCCTCGTCGACCTGCTGTCCTGGCGCTGGGTCCTGCTCATCAACGTCCCCGTCGGGGTTCTCGTCCTCGCGGGCGCCCTGGTCTGGCTCCGCGAGTCACGCACCCGCGGGGTCCGGCGCCGCCTCGATCTGCCCGGCGCGGTCCTCGTCACCGCGGGGCTCGCCACCCTCGCGTACGGCATCGTCCAGACCGAGGAGGCGGGCTGGACAGCCCCGGCGACCCTGGTCACCCTCCTCGGCGGTCTGGCGCTCCTCGGCGTCTTCGTGGTGGTGGAGGCCCGTACGGCGGAGCCGCTGATGCGGCTGGACATCTTCCGTACGCGCGCGGTGTCGGCGGCCAACGTCGCGATCCTGCTGTGCGGTTCGAGCTCCTTCAGCATGTGGTTCTTCATGACCACCTACGCGCAGAGCGTCCTCGCGTACACCCCGCTCCAGGCCGGTCTCGCCCTGGTCCCCAGCTCCCTCGCCGTGGTCCTGGGCTCCAAGGCCGCCCCGCACCTGATGCCGGCCGTCGGCGCCCGGAACCTCGCCGTCATCGGCGCCCTCGTCGGGGCGGCGGGCTTCGCCTGGCAGTCGACACTCACGGCCGACGGCACCTTCCTCGGGACGATCCTGGGTCCCGGCATCCTGATGATGGCCGGCCTCGGTCTGGCGACCACCCCGCTGGCGGCCCTCGCCACCTCCAGCGCCGCCCCGTCCGACGCGGGCCTCGTCTCGGGGCTGGTCAACACCTCCCGCACGATGGGCGGCGCGCTGGGCCTCGCGGTCCTCTCGACGATCGCCGCGGCGGCCGCCCCCGCCGTCACCTCGGCGGCGGCGGACCCGTCGTCGCTGGTCCCGGGATACGCGATGGCCTTCCGCGTCGCGACGGGCGTCCTCGTCGGGGCGGCGGTGCTGATGCTCCTGTGGCTCCCGAAGCCGGCCAGGACGGTGGTCGGCCGCGGGTGA